A window from Flavobacterium lindanitolerans encodes these proteins:
- a CDS encoding NAD(P)-dependent alcohol dehydrogenase, which yields MIATKGYAAQDNKSPLAPWNFERREVGPHDVQFDIQYCGVCHSDLHQIKDDWFPGIFPMVPGHEIVGRVVKVGDHVKKFKVGDIAGTGCMVDSCRECENCKKDLEQYCLKGNSQTYNGLEQDGKTPTYGGYSNTIVVHEDFVLHVSDKLNLAAVAPLLCAGITTYSPLRHWKVGKGHKLAVLGLGGLGHMAVKFGVSFGAEVTVLSTSPSKEQDARKLGAHNFVVTTDEAQLAAARNSFDFILDTVSAEHDLNLYLSLLKTDGTHICVGVPSKPAPVAAFSLLGGRKSLAGSGIGGIAETQEMLDYCAEHGIVSEIEMIDIKNIQDAYDRMLKGDVRYRFVIDMATL from the coding sequence ATGATAGCAACAAAAGGATACGCTGCCCAGGACAATAAAAGTCCGTTAGCGCCTTGGAACTTTGAAAGGCGTGAAGTTGGGCCTCATGATGTGCAGTTCGACATACAATATTGTGGAGTATGCCATTCAGACCTTCATCAAATTAAAGATGACTGGTTTCCGGGAATTTTCCCAATGGTGCCGGGCCACGAAATTGTAGGACGGGTTGTCAAGGTTGGCGACCATGTTAAAAAATTTAAAGTAGGCGATATTGCCGGAACCGGATGTATGGTTGATTCCTGCCGCGAATGCGAAAACTGTAAAAAAGACCTGGAGCAATATTGCCTTAAAGGAAATTCGCAAACCTATAACGGCTTGGAACAGGACGGAAAGACGCCTACTTACGGAGGCTACTCCAATACTATTGTAGTCCATGAAGATTTCGTTCTGCATGTTTCAGACAAACTGAATCTTGCAGCTGTTGCTCCGTTATTATGTGCCGGAATCACAACCTATTCACCTTTACGCCACTGGAAAGTAGGAAAAGGACACAAACTGGCTGTACTTGGTTTGGGAGGTTTGGGTCATATGGCAGTAAAATTTGGAGTATCATTTGGAGCGGAAGTTACGGTTTTAAGTACTTCTCCTTCCAAAGAACAGGATGCCCGAAAACTTGGCGCCCATAATTTTGTGGTAACCACAGATGAAGCACAGTTGGCAGCGGCCAGAAATTCTTTTGATTTCATCTTAGATACGGTTTCTGCAGAACATGACCTGAATTTGTATCTTTCTCTGTTAAAAACAGACGGCACACACATTTGTGTTGGTGTTCCATCCAAACCTGCTCCTGTTGCGGCATTCAGCTTGTTAGGAGGGCGAAAAAGCCTGGCCGGTTCCGGAATTGGAGGTATCGCCGAAACTCAGGAAATGCTTGACTATTGTGCAGAGCACGGCATTGTTTCTGAAATCGAAATGATAGACATCAAAAATATTCAGGACGCTTATGACAGAATGCTGAAAGGCGATGTGCGTTACCGTTTCGTTATTGATATGGCGACTCTTTAA
- a CDS encoding sensor histidine kinase produces the protein MKRKILLAFALMSVSVAGIAALQLFYSYTTYVSERRQFERDCNEALDEAVDSSFTRYRKIVTGTFRSWLNDPSFIEITARWNPDVKETVFTIKERQPSPVGQSQISMSIGDLKERFDSITPGSKELLVNHMVSQVDAELKKGYVWFYTQKLGDSLTKIAYDTPIEKALLKKEYKVALEKRGIMLPFFFNGKGDGKSYQTKKVNISLRRPHKKEMLQVSVVNVDLFLLGQLKWVLAGSILLLLITLFCFWYTLRLLLSQQKLNAIKDDFINNMTHEINTPLTSIAITAESLKKFSHDKEAQENYIDIILHQSSKLMSLTDEILTSARLESSEMELQDMIAVDTMLQQIAAQTESPVQISVTANSNATLQGNKKHLDRAIANLIDNAVKYSTSTNSVVEIRSSIENGELLIAIADNGPGIPDEHKEAVFSPFYRIPSGNIHNVKGYGLGLSYVKKVITAHKGSILLKDNIPNGSLFLIKLPLS, from the coding sequence ATGAAAAGAAAGATACTGTTAGCTTTTGCCCTAATGTCTGTTAGTGTTGCCGGAATTGCAGCACTGCAACTTTTTTACAGCTATACGACCTATGTTTCAGAACGCAGGCAGTTTGAAAGAGATTGTAATGAAGCTCTTGACGAGGCCGTTGACAGTTCTTTTACCAGATACCGCAAGATTGTGACCGGCACATTTAGGTCATGGTTAAACGATCCTTCTTTTATTGAAATCACGGCGCGATGGAATCCGGACGTAAAAGAAACCGTATTTACAATAAAAGAAAGACAACCTTCGCCTGTTGGTCAGAGCCAAATCAGTATGAGCATTGGCGATTTAAAGGAAAGGTTTGATAGTATCACTCCCGGGAGTAAAGAATTGCTTGTCAATCATATGGTAAGTCAGGTTGATGCAGAACTGAAAAAGGGATATGTGTGGTTTTATACACAGAAATTGGGAGACAGCCTTACAAAAATAGCATATGACACCCCTATAGAAAAAGCACTGCTCAAAAAAGAATATAAGGTCGCTTTGGAAAAAAGAGGTATTATGCTTCCATTTTTTTTCAATGGCAAAGGAGATGGAAAAAGCTACCAGACCAAAAAAGTAAACATTTCCTTGAGACGGCCTCATAAGAAAGAAATGTTGCAGGTATCTGTTGTTAATGTAGATTTGTTTTTGCTTGGACAGCTAAAATGGGTATTGGCAGGGTCAATACTGTTATTGCTCATTACATTATTCTGTTTCTGGTATACGCTAAGATTACTGCTTTCACAGCAAAAACTTAATGCAATAAAAGATGATTTTATCAATAATATGACACATGAAATTAATACGCCGCTCACTTCTATTGCCATAACCGCCGAGTCATTAAAAAAGTTTAGCCACGACAAGGAGGCACAGGAAAATTATATAGATATCATACTCCACCAAAGTAGTAAACTTATGTCGCTTACGGACGAAATACTGACTTCTGCACGATTGGAAAGTTCTGAAATGGAATTGCAAGATATGATTGCTGTCGATACGATGTTACAGCAAATTGCTGCCCAAACAGAGAGCCCGGTTCAAATCTCTGTTACAGCAAATAGCAATGCTACATTGCAGGGTAACAAAAAACATCTGGACAGGGCTATTGCCAATCTGATTGATAATGCGGTTAAATATAGTACATCAACAAATTCCGTTGTCGAAATAAGGAGTTCTATAGAAAACGGGGAACTGCTAATTGCCATTGCAGATAACGGGCCTGGAATTCCTGACGAACATAAGGAAGCGGTTTTCAGCCCTTTTTACCGCATTCCTTCGGGCAATATCCATAATGTCAAAGGATATGGTTTGGGATTGAGCTATGTCAAAAAGGTGATTACAGCCCACAAAGGGAGCATCTTACTGAAAGACAATATTCCTAACGGGAGTCTCTTCCTCATTAAACTTCCTTTATCATGA
- a CDS encoding DUF2461 domain-containing protein, with translation MDSKMPTNIPASSLDFLKQLKENNNREWFNDNKDLYLKEYDAIEKFAESLLQELRNHDVIETVSGKKSLHRIYRDTRFSKDKTPYKTNWSGGFKRATALRRGGYYFHIEPGNSFIAGGFWAPNTEDIKRIREDISFDPEPLRKIINSKSFVKTFGSLQGEQLKKAPKGFDTTDEAIDLLRYKQFLLIRKFADAEVLSSSFLKEADQTFKNMRPFFDYMSEVLTTDANGEQLPGLS, from the coding sequence ATGGATTCAAAGATGCCGACAAATATACCTGCTTCAAGCCTGGACTTTTTAAAACAGCTCAAAGAAAATAATAACAGAGAATGGTTTAATGATAATAAGGACCTGTATTTGAAAGAATACGATGCCATAGAAAAATTTGCGGAGTCGTTATTACAGGAACTCCGAAACCACGATGTTATCGAAACAGTTTCAGGTAAAAAGAGCCTGCATCGGATTTACAGAGATACCCGCTTTTCAAAAGACAAAACACCATATAAGACCAACTGGAGTGGTGGTTTCAAAAGAGCAACTGCCTTGCGCAGGGGAGGTTATTATTTTCATATCGAACCTGGCAACAGTTTTATAGCCGGTGGTTTTTGGGCTCCTAATACAGAAGATATCAAACGCATTCGTGAAGACATCAGTTTTGACCCGGAACCTTTACGAAAAATTATAAATAGTAAATCCTTTGTAAAAACTTTCGGTTCATTGCAGGGAGAACAGCTAAAGAAAGCGCCAAAAGGCTTTGATACTACAGATGAGGCTATTGATTTATTACGCTATAAACAATTCCTGCTAATCAGAAAGTTTGCAGATGCTGAGGTGTTAAGTTCTTCTTTTTTGAAAGAAGCGGACCAGACGTTCAAAAACATGCGTCCTTTTTTTGATTATATGAGTGAAGTTTTGACTACAGATGCCAATGGAGAACAACTTCCGGGCTTGTCTTAA
- a CDS encoding response regulator transcription factor yields the protein MEKITIGIIDDHKIVRQGLKELLQKISNFAVTAEFDNGTDFLASLPLENKPDLFILDYSMPGMNGIEVLKALEEIDDEYKILLLTQHFDEQIIDAAYHHGARGFLHKNCTAHDLKFAIDNIVKIGYNNVSEILKRMRNYETAPDKDAKSQIVLSEREREFLKLVCDERELTYDQMADSMGLSVKSIESYRTALFERFGIKSKVGLVLFSYKYQITPPFI from the coding sequence ATGGAAAAAATTACGATAGGCATTATTGACGACCATAAAATTGTGAGACAGGGATTGAAAGAGCTTCTGCAAAAAATCAGCAATTTTGCCGTAACTGCAGAATTTGACAACGGGACCGATTTTCTGGCATCGCTGCCTTTGGAAAATAAGCCAGACCTGTTTATTTTAGATTATTCCATGCCGGGAATGAACGGTATTGAAGTATTAAAAGCACTGGAAGAAATAGACGACGAATATAAAATATTGCTATTGACCCAGCATTTTGACGAGCAGATTATCGATGCGGCCTACCATCATGGAGCAAGAGGATTTCTTCATAAAAACTGCACCGCTCATGACCTGAAGTTTGCCATTGACAATATCGTAAAAATAGGCTACAACAACGTTTCCGAAATACTGAAACGCATGAGAAACTATGAAACAGCACCCGACAAGGATGCTAAAAGTCAAATTGTATTGTCTGAAAGAGAACGGGAATTTCTGAAACTGGTTTGTGATGAAAGAGAATTGACCTATGACCAGATGGCTGATAGCATGGGATTGTCTGTAAAATCTATTGAATCCTACCGTACGGCACTTTTTGAAAGGTTTGGTATCAAATCAAAAGTAGGGCTGGTTTTATTTTCCTATAAATACCAGATAACACCGCCTTTTATTTAA
- a CDS encoding response regulator transcription factor, with amino-acid sequence MSTTILLAEDEQFLGKVVKESLEKQGYIVMLAPDGKKAWELYKAHTFSLCILDVMMPYKDGFTLASQIRNDNPEIPLMFLTAKSDIKDITAGYASGGNDYLKKPFSLDELFLRVKELLRRTSSEKEKNDEERIGNYLFHFQRQELKINDKIIKLSHKETQLLELLLKHKNQVLDRKSTLLLLWGDDNFFNTRTMDVYITKLRKKLEEDKNIEVINIRGFGYKLIC; translated from the coding sequence ATGAGTACTACTATACTTTTGGCAGAAGACGAACAATTTCTAGGCAAGGTCGTCAAAGAGAGTCTTGAAAAGCAGGGTTATATTGTTATGTTGGCTCCGGATGGGAAAAAAGCATGGGAACTTTATAAAGCGCATACGTTTTCATTGTGCATACTTGATGTAATGATGCCTTATAAAGACGGTTTTACTTTGGCATCGCAAATCAGGAATGACAATCCTGAAATACCTTTGATGTTTCTGACGGCAAAATCAGATATTAAAGATATTACGGCAGGCTATGCCAGTGGAGGAAATGATTATCTCAAAAAGCCATTCAGCCTGGATGAACTTTTTTTGAGGGTGAAAGAACTGCTTAGGAGGACATCATCAGAAAAAGAAAAAAATGATGAGGAACGAATAGGCAATTATCTTTTTCACTTTCAAAGGCAGGAACTGAAAATTAATGACAAAATCATAAAGCTTTCCCATAAAGAAACCCAGCTTCTAGAACTGTTATTAAAGCATAAAAATCAGGTGTTGGACAGGAAATCGACACTATTGCTGCTTTGGGGAGATGATAATTTTTTCAATACCCGAACGATGGATGTCTACATCACAAAACTTCGAAAAAAACTGGAAGAAGACAAAAATATTGAGGTAATCAATATCAGGGGATTTGGATATAAGCTGATTTGTTGA
- a CDS encoding T9SS type A sorting domain-containing protein, with translation MKTTITFFKACLFFMICLLSGVKSEAQTMNKGDIAFIGYNTGGQDGFAFIALNDLPAGQTLYFTEQGWSGTQWMNTLNEPHLAYVIPPGITCGKIISFVETAPDVITVTGGGSVTFALGTSFNLSGGDQIIAYQSASGVAPVAPIFISAIHGDYNSSKYDPVTTWNPATGSNSTLWATSDSAIPTDLENGVNCISLYPAPGPEFANAKYNGTLTGTSIALRAAINNPSNWIHDNSTTTAIPIQPSNFPTPSVTCINCTSPTVPTLTASTSILCNGSSRTITITGSLNSATAWHVYSGSCGGTLVTSTTTGSFSVSPTTTTTYYVRGEGGCVTPGGCATITVSVNPAIVLTTGGGSTNVSCNGGNNGTATVAPTGGTPPYTYSWAPSGGTNATATGLGVGVYTVTVTDANLCQATRNFTITQPPVLNGSTVVTNIACFGGNTGAINLTPSGGTPPYTFNWGGGITTEDRTGLAAGNYSVTITDANSCTRTISNINVTQPAAVVSGTTVVTNVACFGGSTGAINLTPTGGVPPYTYNWVGGANTEDRSGLAAGTYSVTITDANGCTGTVSGIAVTQPAAALDGTITKTDVSCNGGSNGTATVTATGGTTPYSYSWAPSGGTNATATGLASGTYTVTVTDFNGCQITRTTTVNQPATALSAATGGGKTDVSCNGGSNGTATVAATGGTTPYSYSWAPSGGTNATATGLAAGTYTVTVTDFNGCQATRTYTINQPTALSAATGGGKTDVSCNGGSNGTATVAATGGTPPYSYSWAPSGGTAATATGLAAGTYTVTVTDNNNCQVTRIYTINQPTALSAATGGGKTDVSCNGGANGTATVAPTGGTPPYTYSWAPSGGTAATATGLAAGTYTVTVTDNNNCQVTRTFTINQPTALSAATGGGKTDVSCNGGSNGTATVAPTGGTPPYTYSWAPSGGTAATASGLAVGTYTVTVTDNNNCQVTRTFTINQPTALSAATGSKTDASCNGGANGMATVTPTGGTPPYTYSWTPSGGTAATATGLAAGTYTVTVTDANNCQATRSFTINEPTALTATTSQTNTSCNGGVNGTASVTVSGGTPGYTYSWAPSGGTAATATGLAAGTYTVTITDANNCQITRNFTITEPAILSATTSQINVSCNGGTNGSATVTVTGGTGAYSYAWAPSGGTAATASGLAAGIYTVTAIDANNCQITTTVTITEPAVLSATTAQTNVLCNGGATGSATVTIAGGTGPYTYSWAPSGGTAATASGLATGIYTVTVTDANNCQLTRTFTITEPAVLSATTSQTNLSCNGGTNGIAGVTVTGGTAPYTYSWAPSGGTGATATGLAAGTYTVTITDANACQITRSFTITEPTALSATTSSTNVSCNGGSNGSATVTVTGGTGGYTYSWAPSGGTAATASGLAAGNYTVTITDANMCQITRTVSVTQPSPIVIVPSQSNVSCTGGSNGSATVGVSGGAGNYTFSWAPSGGIGATATGLAAGTYTVTVTDANSCTATQSFTITTTADTTPPTVVTTNITVPLTAGVATITAAQVNNGSTDNCGIASISVSPSTFNCSNVGPNTVTLTVTDNSGNTATGTATVTITDPTNFCGLSVPEFGDIKMRLYPNPTNGIVTVEFSRDITAEKIEVYSITGQLILSDTNTTTQSSRQFNMERFPSGVYLVKITTAHGTQVKRLMRE, from the coding sequence ATGAAAACAACAATTACTTTTTTTAAAGCCTGCCTGTTTTTCATGATTTGCCTCCTGAGCGGAGTCAAATCGGAAGCACAGACAATGAATAAAGGCGATATCGCCTTTATAGGCTACAATACCGGTGGTCAGGACGGTTTTGCGTTTATCGCATTAAATGACCTTCCTGCCGGACAGACGCTCTATTTTACGGAACAGGGATGGTCCGGAACCCAATGGATGAATACCCTAAACGAACCGCATCTTGCTTATGTTATTCCACCCGGAATTACGTGCGGCAAGATTATCTCGTTTGTAGAAACGGCTCCGGATGTAATTACAGTAACAGGAGGCGGAAGCGTTACTTTTGCACTGGGTACAAGTTTTAATCTTTCCGGTGGTGACCAAATTATTGCTTACCAATCTGCTTCTGGTGTAGCTCCAGTTGCTCCTATTTTTATTTCAGCAATCCATGGAGATTACAATTCATCAAAGTATGACCCTGTAACAACATGGAATCCGGCGACAGGAAGTAACAGCACTCTATGGGCAACGTCTGATTCAGCCATACCAACCGACTTAGAAAACGGAGTAAATTGCATCTCATTATATCCGGCTCCAGGGCCAGAATTTGCAAATGCAAAATACAACGGAACTTTAACGGGAACTTCTATTGCGCTTCGTGCTGCAATTAATAACCCGAGTAATTGGATACATGATAATTCTACTACCACGGCTATTCCTATACAGCCTTCCAATTTTCCAACACCTTCTGTGACATGTATTAATTGTACGAGCCCAACCGTTCCTACATTGACAGCATCTACATCCATACTTTGTAATGGAAGCAGCAGGACCATCACTATTACAGGAAGCCTGAACAGCGCTACAGCATGGCATGTTTATTCTGGCTCCTGTGGGGGAACATTGGTAACAAGTACCACAACTGGTTCATTTTCTGTAAGCCCAACCACAACAACAACATATTATGTTCGTGGTGAAGGCGGTTGTGTGACGCCTGGAGGTTGTGCAACAATAACAGTAAGCGTAAATCCGGCTATAGTATTGACAACCGGAGGAGGCTCGACAAACGTAAGCTGTAACGGAGGTAATAACGGAACAGCTACTGTAGCTCCAACAGGAGGAACACCTCCATATACCTATTCATGGGCTCCATCCGGAGGAACGAACGCTACGGCAACAGGACTGGGTGTAGGAGTTTATACCGTGACAGTAACCGATGCTAATTTATGCCAGGCTACACGTAATTTTACAATTACACAGCCTCCTGTCCTTAACGGAAGTACGGTAGTAACTAACATTGCTTGCTTTGGAGGCAATACTGGTGCCATCAACCTGACTCCATCAGGCGGTACACCACCTTATACATTTAACTGGGGTGGCGGTATTACAACCGAAGACCGTACCGGATTGGCAGCTGGTAATTATTCAGTAACAATTACTGACGCTAATTCCTGTACACGTACAATCAGCAACATTAATGTAACACAACCTGCTGCAGTTGTGTCCGGAACAACAGTAGTAACAAATGTTGCCTGCTTTGGAGGCAGTACCGGAGCAATCAATTTAACTCCTACCGGAGGAGTACCTCCCTATACTTATAACTGGGTTGGCGGGGCTAATACCGAAGACCGTTCTGGATTAGCAGCAGGTACTTATTCAGTAACAATTACGGATGCCAATGGCTGTACAGGTACCGTTTCAGGCATAGCAGTAACACAACCTGCTGCTGCATTGGACGGAACCATCACAAAAACAGACGTAAGCTGCAATGGAGGTTCTAACGGAACAGCAACCGTAACAGCTACTGGAGGAACAACACCTTACAGCTATTCCTGGGCTCCATCCGGAGGAACGAATGCTACTGCAACAGGACTGGCTTCGGGAACTTATACAGTAACCGTGACCGATTTCAACGGTTGCCAGATTACAAGAACAACTACAGTTAACCAACCTGCTACAGCTCTATCTGCCGCAACGGGTGGCGGGAAAACAGACGTAAGCTGTAATGGTGGCTCTAACGGAACGGCAACCGTGGCGGCTACAGGAGGAACAACTCCATATAGCTACTCCTGGGCTCCATCCGGAGGAACGAATGCTACAGCTACAGGATTGGCTGCCGGAACCTATACGGTAACCGTAACTGATTTTAATGGCTGCCAGGCTACAAGAACCTATACTATCAACCAGCCAACAGCCTTATCTGCCGCAACAGGTGGTGGCAAAACAGACGTGAGCTGTAATGGTGGCTCTAATGGAACAGCAACCGTAGCGGCTACAGGAGGAACACCGCCTTACAGCTATTCATGGGCTCCTTCAGGAGGAACGGCAGCTACGGCTACAGGATTGGCTGCAGGAACCTATACGGTAACTGTAACTGACAATAACAATTGCCAGGTTACAAGAATCTATACTATCAACCAGCCAACAGCCTTATCTGCTGCAACAGGCGGCGGCAAAACAGACGTAAGTTGCAATGGCGGTGCTAACGGAACGGCAACAGTAGCACCAACAGGCGGTACGCCACCCTATACCTACTCATGGGCGCCTTCAGGAGGAACGGCAGCTACGGCTACAGGACTGGCTGCAGGAACCTATACGGTAACAGTAACTGACAATAACAATTGCCAGGTTACAAGAACATTTACTATCAACCAGCCAACAGCCTTATCTGCTGCAACAGGCGGCGGCAAAACAGATGTGAGCTGTAATGGAGGTTCCAACGGAACGGCAACGGTAGCGCCAACAGGCGGTACGCCACCCTATACCTACTCATGGGCTCCTTCAGGAGGAACGGCAGCTACGGCCTCAGGACTGGCTGTGGGAACTTACACAGTAACCGTGACTGACAATAACAATTGCCAGGTTACAAGGACATTTACTATCAACCAGCCAACAGCCTTATCTGCAGCTACAGGAAGCAAGACTGACGCAAGTTGTAATGGAGGTGCTAACGGAATGGCAACCGTAACGCCAACAGGCGGTACGCCACCCTATACCTACTCATGGACTCCATCAGGAGGAACGGCGGCTACAGCAACAGGACTGGCTGCAGGAACCTATACGGTAACTGTAACCGATGCCAATAACTGTCAGGCAACCCGAAGTTTTACAATAAATGAACCAACTGCATTGACAGCCACCACATCACAGACTAATACTAGCTGTAATGGAGGTGTTAACGGAACTGCTTCGGTTACGGTTTCAGGAGGAACACCTGGATATACCTATTCATGGGCTCCATCAGGAGGTACAGCAGCTACTGCTACCGGATTGGCTGCAGGAACCTATACGGTAACCATAACTGATGCCAATAACTGTCAGATTACAAGAAACTTCACAATTACCGAGCCTGCTATATTATCAGCTACAACATCACAAATTAATGTAAGTTGTAATGGCGGTACTAACGGAAGTGCTACTGTTACAGTAACAGGAGGAACAGGCGCTTATTCCTATGCATGGGCTCCATCTGGAGGAACAGCGGCCACGGCTTCTGGATTGGCTGCAGGAATCTACACGGTAACTGCAATTGATGCCAATAACTGCCAGATTACGACTACTGTTACAATAACTGAACCTGCTGTACTATCAGCTACTACAGCGCAAACTAATGTTCTTTGCAACGGTGGTGCTACCGGAAGCGCTACAGTTACGATAGCAGGAGGAACAGGCCCTTATACCTATTCATGGGCTCCATCCGGTGGAACAGCGGCTACGGCTTCAGGATTAGCCACAGGAATTTATACTGTGACCGTAACTGACGCCAATAACTGCCAGCTTACAAGAACTTTCACAATAACTGAGCCTGCTGTATTATCCGCTACAACATCGCAGACAAATCTAAGTTGTAACGGAGGTACTAATGGAATCGCTGGTGTTACGGTAACAGGCGGAACAGCTCCTTACACCTATTCATGGGCTCCTTCAGGAGGAACGGGTGCTACAGCAACAGGACTGGCTGCAGGAACCTACACGGTGACAATCACTGATGCCAATGCGTGTCAAATCACAAGAAGTTTTACAATAACTGAACCTACTGCATTATCAGCAACCACATCAAGCACTAACGTAAGTTGTAATGGTGGTTCTAATGGTTCTGCAACAGTAACAGTTACTGGTGGAACAGGTGGTTATACTTACTCTTGGGCTCCATCCGGAGGAACAGCTGCCACGGCTTCTGGACTTGCGGCCGGAAACTATACCGTAACAATCACTGATGCTAATATGTGTCAGATTACGAGAACGGTTTCCGTAACACAACCTTCTCCAATTGTAATCGTTCCATCACAGTCCAACGTGAGTTGTACAGGTGGCTCTAACGGTTCGGCTACAGTAGGAGTATCGGGAGGAGCAGGTAATTATACCTTCTCATGGGCACCTTCAGGAGGTATCGGAGCTACTGCTACCGGATTGGCGGCAGGAACCTATACTGTAACTGTAACTGACGCAAATTCTTGTACAGCTACACAAAGCTTTACTATTACTACCACCGCAGATACAACACCGCCAACTGTTGTTACTACCAATATTACGGTACCACTTACGGCAGGAGTTGCTACAATTACCGCAGCACAGGTGAACAATGGAAGTACAGACAATTGCGGCATCGCAAGCATCTCTGTTTCGCCTAGCACTTTTAACTGTAGTAATGTAGGCCCAAATACCGTAACATTAACAGTAACAGATAACAGCGGCAATACCGCAACAGGTACGGCTACAGTAACTATCACAGACCCTACCAATTTCTGTGGTCTTTCTGTACCGGAGTTTGGAGACATCAAAATGAGATTGTATCCAAACCCTACCAACGGAATTGTAACTGTTGAATTCTCAAGAGATATAACGGCAGAAAAGATAGAAGTTTATTCAATCACCGGACAGCTTATTCTTTCTGACACCAATACAACAACTCAATCAAGTCGTCAGTTTAACATGGAAAGATTCCCTTCAGGAGTTTATCTGGTTAAGATTACAACTGCTCACGGAACACAAGTAAAACGTTTGATGAGAGAATAA
- a CDS encoding sensor histidine kinase produces MLNNVAFGIIIGLLFVSLLILFCVVLVKLYIRKIKNYTEVIYQKDIDFQKTVNQTILETQEQVLQNISQDLHDDAGQQLTYINFQIENLKLDSPELNQTLQPLSESVGNLSQSIRNISHSLNSQMLLQQDLIKAIESEIIRLQKGSIPIHFDLKGESKRIFSTNEKIVIYRIFQEIMNNCFKHSKASLIEIRLKANPDFEMVISDNGKGFDYEKIKNSTATIGLQNIIGRAAIIDYSVTIWSENGKGTKITLTENKLT; encoded by the coding sequence ATGTTGAATAATGTAGCCTTCGGAATTATCATCGGGTTGCTTTTTGTCAGCCTGCTAATCCTTTTTTGTGTGGTATTGGTAAAACTATACATCCGCAAAATCAAAAACTACACCGAGGTCATCTACCAAAAAGACATTGATTTTCAGAAAACAGTAAACCAAACGATTCTTGAAACGCAGGAACAGGTATTGCAGAACATTTCCCAGGACCTCCATGATGATGCCGGACAACAGCTTACCTATATCAATTTCCAGATAGAAAATCTCAAACTCGATTCGCCGGAACTGAACCAGACCTTACAGCCCTTATCAGAATCCGTTGGCAATCTGTCCCAATCCATCCGAAATATCAGCCATTCACTCAACAGCCAGATGCTCCTGCAACAAGACCTTATAAAGGCTATAGAATCTGAAATTATACGCCTGCAAAAAGGCTCCATTCCTATCCATTTCGACCTCAAGGGAGAAAGCAAAAGGATATTTTCAACAAATGAAAAAATTGTCATCTACCGGATTTTTCAGGAAATCATGAACAACTGCTTCAAACATTCCAAAGCCAGCCTTATTGAAATAAGATTAAAGGCAAATCCTGACTTTGAAATGGTAATTTCCGACAACGGAAAAGGATTTGACTATGAAAAAATCAAAAACAGTACCGCCACGATAGGACTACAGAACATAATCGGTCGGGCGGCTATTATTGATTATTCTGTAACTATCTGGTCCGAAAATGGAAAAGGAACAAAAATCACGCTTACCGAAAACAAACTTACCTAA